In one window of Halomarina pelagica DNA:
- a CDS encoding CBS domain-containing protein, with amino-acid sequence MNVADAMTPREDVVTVSLPGNRDDALEYLRTGKFSAVAVVKGEDEEEVFRGLVSREALIEQPDEDQLALLVEEGPTTTADATLDELAHLMRETGARRVPVVEGDSLEGIITITDVVRAIAAGDADGESEVGPLATPEVNCLYAGAPLLTAERELSYAEVSYGIVLDDEGDVCGILTDTDLIEVAEIVEGEGDTGESLADEDDEWMWEGIKAVGNRYVPTRNVVFPEGTVADFMTEEIVTVSRTKTAQRAARLMLSNDIEQVPMVNGGDLVGIVQDMDLLKAL; translated from the coding sequence ATGAACGTCGCAGACGCCATGACGCCGCGGGAGGACGTGGTGACGGTGTCGCTCCCGGGCAATCGTGACGACGCCCTCGAATACCTCCGGACGGGCAAGTTCTCCGCCGTCGCGGTCGTGAAGGGCGAGGACGAGGAGGAGGTCTTTCGCGGCCTGGTGTCGCGCGAGGCGCTGATCGAACAGCCCGACGAGGACCAGCTCGCGCTGCTCGTCGAGGAGGGCCCGACGACGACCGCGGACGCCACGCTCGACGAGCTCGCCCACCTCATGCGCGAGACGGGCGCTCGACGCGTTCCCGTCGTCGAGGGGGACAGCCTGGAAGGCATCATCACGATCACGGACGTGGTGCGCGCCATCGCCGCGGGCGACGCCGACGGCGAGAGCGAGGTCGGCCCGCTCGCCACCCCAGAGGTGAACTGCCTCTACGCGGGCGCGCCGCTCCTGACCGCCGAGCGCGAACTCTCCTACGCCGAGGTCTCGTACGGCATCGTCCTCGACGACGAGGGCGACGTGTGCGGCATCCTCACCGACACGGACCTCATCGAGGTGGCCGAGATCGTCGAGGGCGAGGGCGACACCGGCGAATCCCTGGCCGACGAGGACGACGAGTGGATGTGGGAGGGTATCAAGGCGGTGGGGAACCGCTACGTCCCGACCCGGAACGTCGTCTTTCCCGAGGGTACCGTCGCGGACTTCATGACCGAGGAGATCGTGACGGTTTCCCGAACGAAGACGGCCCAGCGCGCCGCTCGGCTGATGCTCTCGAACGACATCGAACAGGTCCCGATGGTGAACGGCGGCGACCTCGTCGGCATCGTCCAGGACATGGACCTCCTCAAGGCGCTATGA
- a CDS encoding MarR family transcriptional regulator — translation MPVRFDDYEEQADELNWTPTEESNPHKILTFLLGHPDVGFTPSEIAEATGIPKGSVGPTLQRLHERGLVRHKEPYWAIGEDDRIAAYQGMLLSMEALRDRYGDDGWSDVDPEEHEADEAELEEWRRERRAEG, via the coding sequence ATGCCGGTTCGATTCGACGACTACGAGGAGCAGGCCGACGAGTTGAACTGGACGCCGACCGAGGAGTCGAACCCGCATAAGATCCTCACGTTTCTCCTCGGGCACCCCGACGTGGGGTTCACGCCGAGCGAGATCGCCGAGGCGACGGGGATTCCGAAGGGCAGCGTCGGCCCGACGCTCCAGCGACTCCACGAGCGGGGGCTCGTCCGACACAAGGAACCGTACTGGGCGATCGGCGAGGACGATCGGATCGCGGCCTACCAGGGAATGCTCCTCAGTATGGAGGCGCTCCGCGATCGGTACGGCGACGACGGGTGGAGCGACGTCGATCCGGAGGAGCACGAAGCGGACGAGGCCGAACTGGAGGAGTGGCGAAGGGAACGGCGCGCGGAGGGATGA
- a CDS encoding DUF7529 family protein: protein MPEIGEDTEYADRFANDADRLKGAWEATIEEMRAIESELEAEGWDVTAVAAGHTAPTNPDAGESERFGLVHVVPDNHADDLREAFERGTGASPESDDGEVTELGGFGRYEVYRTEAGGSAFQVTVLYADEPKVAIVLAGGYELAFAQGMIRTAIERDEMYTHVQTLDKTPLGSFRHEEWELFFPEARQRFGIEDDGE, encoded by the coding sequence ATGCCCGAAATCGGTGAAGACACGGAGTACGCCGATCGGTTCGCGAACGACGCCGATCGGCTGAAGGGCGCGTGGGAGGCGACCATCGAGGAGATGCGCGCCATCGAGTCGGAACTGGAGGCGGAGGGCTGGGACGTGACCGCCGTCGCGGCGGGTCACACCGCGCCCACGAACCCCGACGCCGGCGAGTCGGAGCGCTTCGGGCTCGTCCACGTCGTCCCCGACAACCACGCGGACGACCTCCGCGAGGCGTTCGAGCGCGGTACCGGCGCGTCGCCCGAGAGCGACGACGGCGAGGTGACGGAACTCGGCGGGTTCGGCCGCTACGAGGTCTACCGGACGGAGGCCGGCGGGAGCGCCTTCCAGGTGACGGTGCTGTACGCCGACGAGCCGAAGGTCGCCATCGTCCTCGCGGGCGGGTACGAACTCGCGTTCGCCCAGGGGATGATCCGCACGGCGATCGAGCGCGACGAGATGTACACGCACGTCCAGACGCTCGATAAGACCCCGCTCGGGAGCTTCCGACACGAGGAGTGGGAACTGTTCTTCCCCGAGGCGCGACAGCGGTTCGGGATCGAGGACGACGGGGAGTGA